A stretch of Primulina tabacum isolate GXHZ01 chromosome 13, ASM2559414v2, whole genome shotgun sequence DNA encodes these proteins:
- the LOC142522619 gene encoding aspartic proteinase nepenthesin-1-like, giving the protein MTSFHVSLHSIASILVLAALISSFVPPTVSTSRLMGGSDLKTGFHVTLKRVDSGGNFTKFELLKRAMGRGRKRVDRIHAMVLATVDVRVEAPIHAGNGEFLMDLSIGTPPVSYSAILDTGSDLIWTQCKPCTQCFNQPSPLFDPKKSSSFSKLPCSSDLCTALPMSSCSDGNCEYLYTYGDTSSTQGFMAAETFTFDNVSVPNIGFGCGLDNEGGGFDQGAGLVGLGRGSLSLVSQLDEPKFSYCLTSIESTKISKLLMGTLASDIDLSRDTKTTPLIKNPSSPSFYYLSLKGITVGDTLLPIKSSTFAIKKDGTGGVIIDSGTTITYLEKQAFELVKKEFISQIKFPVADASGETQLNLCFTIPSNTQKIEVPTLVFHFEGADLVLPGENYFIADSSGIMCLAIGASHGLSIFGNYQQQNLLVVHDLVKETMSFVPKQCDQL; this is encoded by the coding sequence ATGACGTCGTTTCATGTTTCTTTGCATTCAATAGCATCGATTCTGGTTCTTGCGGCTCTGATATCTTCATTTGTTCCGCCTACTGTTTCGACATCAAGGTTAATGGGTGGCTCCGATTTGAAAACCGGGTTCCATGTGACCTTGAAGCGTGTGGATTCAGGTGGAAACTTCACGAAATTCGAGCTGTTGAAACGTGCGATGGGACGTGGGAGGAAGAGAGTCGACAGGATCCATGCAATGGTCCTTGCTACGGTGGACGTCAGAGTAGAAGCACCAATCCATGCAGGAAATGGTGAGTTTTTAATGGATTTATCCATCGGCACCCCACCAGTGTCGTATTCTGCCATTCTCGATACCGGTAGTGACCTGATATGGACTCAGTGTAAACCTTGTACACAGTGTTTTAATCAGCCGAGCCCCCTATTTGACCCGAAAAAATCGTCGTCTTTCTCTAAGTTACCATGCTCTAGCGACCTTTGTACCGCACTTCCTATGTCATCTTGCAGCGACGGAAACTGCGAGTATCTGTACACCTACGGTGACACTTCTTCGACTCAGGGTTTTATGGCCGCTGAAACTTTCACTTTTGACAATGTTTCGGTCCCAAATATTGGATTCGGCTGTGGCCTTGACAATGAGGGTGGAGGGTTTGATCAAGGAGCGGGGCTCGTGGGACTAGGGCGTGGGTCGCTCTCGCTCGTTTCGCAACTCGACGAACCCAAGTTCTCTTACTGTTTAACCTCAATAGAGTCCACCAAAATAAGCAAACTTTTGATGGGGACTCTAGCAAGCGATATTGACCTTTCACGCGACACAAAAACTACCCCTTTAATCAAGAACCCATCATCACCTTCTTTTTATTATCTTTCACTTAAAGGAATCACCGTCGGTGACACACTTCTACCTATCAAGAGCTCtacatttgcaataaaaaaaGACGGGACCGGGGGTGTGATCATCGACTCCGGGACTACCATAACGTATCTTGAAAAACAAGCATTCGAACTAGTGAAAAAAGAGTTTATCTCTCAAATTAAGTTCCCCGTTGCGGACGCATCAGGCGAAACTCAACTCAATCTGTGCTTCACTATTCCATCGAACACGCAAAAAATCGAGGTGCCTACACTCGTATTTCATTTCGAGGGGGCGGATTTGGTGCTCCCAGGGGAGAACTACTTCATTGCGGATTCGAGTGGCATCATGTGCTTGGCTATAGGGGCTTCCCATGGCCTGTCCATATTTGGAAATTATCAGCAGCAGAATTTGTTGGTGGTGCATGACCTAGTCAAAGAAACAATGTCGTTTGTGCCGAAGCAGTGTGATCAGCTATGA